From a single Agrobacterium tumefaciens genomic region:
- a CDS encoding BON domain-containing protein, with translation MFNLSGIQESFFGDRMAGVCQAITSALAFESGLEKSRISASVENDVIYLEGTADSVEAIDIAINLAASISNCRILSHIEPVY, from the coding sequence ATGTTCAATTTGTCAGGCATTCAGGAAAGCTTCTTCGGAGACCGCATGGCGGGTGTTTGCCAGGCGATCACCTCGGCTCTGGCCTTCGAATCAGGTCTCGAAAAGTCGCGTATTTCGGCAAGCGTTGAAAACGACGTGATCTATCTGGAAGGCACGGCTGATTCGGTCGAAGCGATCGATATTGCCATCAACCTTGCCGCTTCGATCTCCAATTGCCGGATTCTGAGCCATATCGAGCCGGTTTACTGA
- a CDS encoding DUF982 domain-containing protein → MLINRTEPCHHASWMKPVAIHLPLCVAVEIYSPLVALDMLMYRWPEEHGPEYEEARRNCLDAIAGRCDIEKARESFLVASSHAHILNIH, encoded by the coding sequence ATGCTGATTAACAGAACGGAGCCGTGTCACCATGCCTCGTGGATGAAGCCCGTTGCCATCCACCTGCCGCTGTGCGTAGCCGTGGAAATCTACAGCCCGCTGGTGGCGCTGGACATGCTGATGTACCGCTGGCCGGAAGAACATGGGCCGGAATATGAAGAAGCCCGCAGAAACTGCCTCGATGCGATCGCCGGCAGGTGCGACATCGAAAAAGCCCGGGAATCGTTTCTCGTCGCAAGCAGTCACGCACATATTCTGAACATCCACTAA
- a CDS encoding ceramide glucosyltransferase, with translation METVFALCAILLLAFNLLGIVLAGWRLRRRDTENALVRQKPPVSIVVPLRGVENFTSLTLSRAFELDWPDYELLFCVADEFDPVIDEVRRTSAAFPAIPAQVLLGDDRISANPKLNNCVKGWRAARHEWVILADSNVLMPKSYIATMMSAWRPDSGLVCSPPLGSRPAGFWAHVECAFLNGSQGRWQYAAEAIGIGFAQGKSMLWNKPFLEDHGGIRALAAEIAEDAASTKLVRNAGRKVHLVSPPFEQPLGQRHPSEIWSRQTRWARLRRVTFPQYFAPEILTGALPPLLLALAAAAMMDMNLAITAFAVLAIMYVPELLLAALNRWPLSLHTLPAMIARDMIMPVVWARSWIGSAVAWRGNVMTIGTAESTLAGPSTE, from the coding sequence ATGGAAACTGTCTTTGCCCTTTGCGCAATTCTGCTGCTTGCCTTCAATCTTCTCGGCATTGTTCTCGCCGGCTGGCGCCTGAGGCGGCGCGACACGGAAAACGCGCTTGTGCGACAAAAGCCGCCTGTCTCGATCGTGGTGCCCCTGCGCGGCGTGGAAAACTTCACGTCGCTGACGCTGTCGCGGGCATTTGAACTCGACTGGCCGGATTATGAATTGCTGTTCTGCGTTGCCGATGAATTCGATCCGGTGATTGACGAGGTGCGCCGGACGAGCGCCGCCTTCCCGGCGATCCCGGCGCAGGTGCTCCTCGGCGACGACCGTATCAGCGCCAATCCGAAGCTGAACAATTGCGTCAAGGGCTGGCGCGCCGCCCGGCATGAATGGGTCATCCTTGCCGATTCGAACGTGCTGATGCCGAAATCCTATATTGCGACCATGATGTCGGCCTGGCGGCCGGATAGCGGGCTGGTCTGCTCGCCGCCCCTCGGCTCACGTCCGGCGGGCTTCTGGGCGCATGTGGAATGCGCCTTCCTCAACGGTTCGCAGGGCCGTTGGCAATATGCCGCGGAAGCGATCGGCATCGGTTTCGCACAGGGCAAGTCGATGTTGTGGAACAAGCCCTTCCTGGAAGACCACGGCGGCATCCGGGCACTCGCCGCCGAAATCGCCGAAGACGCCGCCTCGACCAAACTGGTCCGAAACGCCGGCCGCAAGGTGCATCTGGTCTCGCCGCCTTTCGAACAGCCGCTCGGCCAGCGCCACCCCAGTGAAATCTGGTCGCGCCAGACCCGCTGGGCGCGACTGAGGCGTGTGACCTTCCCGCAATATTTCGCACCGGAAATCCTGACCGGCGCGCTTCCCCCGCTCCTCCTTGCGCTCGCTGCCGCTGCGATGATGGACATGAACCTCGCCATCACCGCTTTTGCCGTGCTTGCCATCATGTATGTCCCGGAACTGCTGCTCGCAGCCCTCAACCGCTGGCCGCTATCCCTCCATACGCTGCCTGCCATGATCGCCCGGGATATGATCATGCCCGTCGTCTGGGCCCGCAGCTGGATCGGCAGCGCAGTGGCCTGGCGCGGCAATGTCATGACAATCGGCACGGCCGAAAGCACATTGGCCGGGCCATCCACAGAATGA
- a CDS encoding ETC complex I subunit, whose translation MSAKIYRPAKTAMQSGTAKTNVWVLEFDAEVPRKIDPIMGYTSSSDMKQQVKLTFETQEQAEAYAQRKGIEYRVILPKEATRKVVSYTDNFRFNRTQPWTH comes from the coding sequence ATGTCTGCGAAGATTTACCGCCCTGCAAAAACCGCCATGCAATCCGGCACGGCGAAGACCAATGTCTGGGTTCTGGAATTCGACGCCGAAGTTCCGCGCAAGATCGACCCGATCATGGGCTACACCTCCAGTTCCGACATGAAGCAGCAGGTCAAGCTGACATTCGAGACGCAGGAACAGGCCGAAGCCTATGCACAGCGCAAGGGCATCGAATACCGCGTCATTCTGCCGAAGGAAGCGACCCGCAAGGTGGTTTCCTACACCGACAATTTCCGTTTCAACCGCACCCAGCCCTGGACGCACTGA
- a CDS encoding alpha/beta fold hydrolase — protein MSNQVIETSHGSIAFIDTAGTGIPVVMIHANSVCKESFEPQISALVGLRRVIAFDLPGHGASGNAVDPRRTYSIPGYADALLEALKDLSVDRFVAVGHSLGGHVVLEMLAREASVDGALIFGTPPIANNLDGLQAGFKPTPEMAYTGSAILTEQQIGMVVELALGRGASDDQFFLGAVRRTDGLARQYMIEAAVAGEGSNQRHTAETSTIPLAIINGEDDAVVNLDYIDSLHFANVWGGKPIRIQNAGHAPHWEQTQKFNEVLLHFDSFLKGRGQGL, from the coding sequence ATGTCCAACCAGGTAATAGAAACCAGCCACGGGTCTATCGCTTTTATCGATACGGCAGGGACAGGTATCCCTGTGGTGATGATCCACGCAAACTCCGTTTGCAAGGAGTCGTTCGAACCACAGATTTCGGCGTTGGTAGGCCTACGACGTGTCATAGCATTCGATCTTCCCGGACATGGTGCCTCTGGAAATGCAGTCGACCCTAGACGTACCTACAGCATTCCCGGTTACGCGGACGCACTGCTTGAAGCTTTGAAAGACTTGAGCGTCGATAGGTTTGTCGCCGTCGGACACTCGTTAGGTGGCCATGTCGTCCTCGAAATGCTTGCAAGAGAGGCCTCTGTCGACGGCGCTTTGATTTTCGGTACCCCGCCAATCGCGAACAACCTTGATGGGCTGCAAGCCGGATTTAAGCCGACCCCGGAGATGGCATATACGGGGAGCGCAATCTTGACCGAGCAGCAAATCGGCATGGTTGTCGAGCTCGCTTTGGGGCGCGGCGCATCTGATGATCAATTCTTTCTTGGTGCCGTTCGCCGAACAGATGGCCTAGCTCGCCAATATATGATCGAAGCTGCCGTTGCCGGGGAGGGCAGCAATCAGCGGCACACGGCTGAGACGTCGACGATCCCTCTTGCGATCATAAACGGTGAGGACGATGCAGTCGTCAATTTAGACTACATCGACAGCCTCCATTTTGCGAACGTTTGGGGCGGAAAGCCGATCCGTATCCAGAATGCCGGTCATGCCCCACATTGGGAGCAGACCCAGAAATTCAATGAGGTGCTACTGCACTTTGACAGCTTTCTGAAAGGGCGAGGTCAAGGTCTTTAG
- the qatD gene encoding Qat anti-phage system TatD family nuclease QatD: MIDFHCHVDLFPMPERVADEIERSGTYVLSVTNTPKAFPRTAQLAKGRKRIRTALGLHPQLVSERHGELGLFRRLLGETRYVGEIGIDGGDEHAQHLKLQKEVFDEILHACANIGGRVMSIHSRHASGEVIEALGKRRDAGVAILHWFSGPLTHADRAVDIGAWFSVGLPMLKSRRAAAFINRIPRDRILTETDAPFVSTPGDHYPTGAVTETLIALSRLWDCDETETCRQLQANLRRLGGNAESLKLGTA; the protein is encoded by the coding sequence GTGATCGACTTCCATTGCCATGTAGACCTGTTTCCGATGCCTGAGCGTGTCGCCGATGAGATTGAACGTTCAGGAACTTACGTGCTGTCCGTGACGAACACTCCCAAGGCGTTTCCAAGGACGGCGCAACTCGCGAAGGGACGGAAGCGGATCAGAACGGCTCTAGGTCTTCATCCGCAGCTGGTGTCCGAACGCCACGGGGAACTCGGTTTATTCCGACGGCTGCTCGGCGAGACACGTTATGTCGGTGAGATTGGGATTGACGGCGGTGACGAACATGCGCAGCACCTCAAGCTGCAAAAGGAAGTTTTCGACGAAATTCTCCATGCATGCGCGAATATCGGAGGTCGTGTGATGTCGATCCACAGCAGACATGCAAGTGGGGAAGTAATTGAAGCCTTGGGAAAACGGCGTGATGCTGGTGTTGCCATCCTTCACTGGTTCTCAGGGCCTTTGACGCACGCCGACAGAGCCGTCGATATTGGGGCTTGGTTCTCGGTGGGCCTGCCAATGTTAAAGAGTAGGAGGGCGGCTGCTTTCATTAATAGGATTCCAAGGGACAGGATTCTGACCGAAACAGACGCTCCGTTTGTTTCGACCCCAGGAGATCATTATCCCACGGGCGCAGTAACCGAGACGCTGATAGCATTATCGAGGCTGTGGGATTGCGACGAAACTGAGACATGTCGCCAACTGCAGGCTAATCTCAGGAGACTTGGCGGTAACGCTGAATCGTTAAAACTTGGGACGGCTTGA
- the qatC gene encoding Qat anti-phage system QueC-like protein QatC: MNKLVFHVDDTQIPAMDKDGTKQVFLYGKRPVRLGTGSIGGSLEVAVARLAVPVDIKAFDFLSIALAVVAADTFVSREIFSANGWTREFLLEIPLARPDAWQAVVTDLEHALNFLSGDRWTLSFRDGGIEPPSKREIFRLRKHVAIGSADCTCLFSGGLDSLLGARRLADEGRTPLLVSHSYRGDQSYQDYLAPRLGKMLPRFAANANPVFSGQNTNDTSMRTRSLGFLAYGIVAANAVLAKKPSAGVVDLFVPENGFIALNAPLTRRRVGSHSTRTTHPNFLSQIQTVLDKVGIPVRLQNRYRHMTKGEMLCEMLPNDEVARASVSTVSCGKWKRKSKQCGHCVPCLIRRAAFAKAGVTDTTPYQFPDLGKLWDRPDIRDDVMAMLVATARDERSLKQRAIASGPLPFDPIERENWFGVHKRGLEEVAAYLKTQGFGT; the protein is encoded by the coding sequence ATGAATAAACTCGTTTTCCACGTCGACGATACCCAGATTCCCGCTATGGATAAGGATGGCACGAAGCAAGTCTTTCTCTATGGCAAGCGCCCTGTGCGGCTGGGAACTGGTTCGATCGGCGGGAGTCTGGAGGTGGCCGTCGCACGGCTCGCTGTTCCTGTCGACATCAAGGCGTTCGACTTCCTGTCCATCGCGCTCGCCGTAGTTGCGGCGGATACCTTCGTCAGCCGTGAAATCTTCTCAGCGAACGGTTGGACGCGCGAGTTCCTCTTGGAAATACCCCTCGCGCGTCCCGATGCGTGGCAGGCCGTGGTGACTGACCTTGAGCATGCCCTGAATTTTCTCAGCGGGGATCGCTGGACGCTGTCGTTTAGGGACGGTGGGATAGAGCCCCCATCCAAGAGGGAGATTTTTAGGCTAAGAAAGCACGTAGCAATCGGATCGGCAGATTGCACCTGCCTGTTCTCGGGCGGGCTTGACAGCCTCCTCGGTGCTCGCCGTCTCGCCGACGAAGGGCGGACGCCGTTGCTAGTAAGCCACTCCTACAGAGGCGATCAAAGTTACCAGGACTACCTTGCGCCGCGTCTTGGAAAGATGCTTCCCCGGTTCGCCGCGAACGCAAATCCCGTGTTCAGCGGCCAGAACACAAACGACACCAGCATGCGGACGCGAAGTCTTGGGTTCCTAGCCTACGGCATCGTGGCTGCCAACGCAGTCTTGGCGAAAAAACCATCTGCCGGAGTAGTCGATTTGTTCGTGCCCGAGAATGGCTTCATCGCCTTAAATGCACCGCTCACGCGTCGTCGTGTCGGCTCGCATAGCACACGGACGACACATCCGAACTTCCTTTCGCAAATCCAGACTGTTCTCGACAAAGTCGGCATTCCAGTCCGCCTGCAAAACCGATATCGGCACATGACTAAGGGAGAAATGCTTTGCGAGATGCTGCCTAATGACGAGGTCGCCCGCGCCTCCGTATCCACGGTCTCTTGCGGAAAGTGGAAGCGTAAGAGCAAACAATGCGGGCACTGCGTTCCTTGCCTGATTAGGCGTGCGGCCTTTGCCAAAGCCGGCGTCACAGATACCACGCCCTATCAGTTCCCTGATTTGGGAAAACTATGGGATCGGCCTGACATCCGCGATGATGTAATGGCCATGCTCGTGGCGACAGCCCGCGACGAGCGCAGCCTCAAACAGCGTGCTATCGCGAGTGGACCCTTGCCGTTCGATCCGATAGAACGCGAAAATTGGTTCGGCGTCCACAAACGAGGTCTTGAGGAGGTCGCAGCCTATCTCAAGACTCAAGGGTTCGGGACGTGA
- a CDS encoding KAP family P-loop NTPase fold protein — MWADSESKVDYLNYSEVSEMICDLVSDDSMLPISLGVYGTWGVGKSSILQLIGAQLKADHCNLVVPFDAWLYQDFEEAKSALMTVIAKSIYEAAPESLKEKAAGFYRRVNKLKVLGMAADVGALFAGVPTLGLFTKAAGSAEEMWEGTADEDDVATVKDAAKEVEKKASGLLKPREKRNAPEEIVAFRNEFSELLGKLERRLVVFVDNLDRCLPPNAIATLEAMRLFLFMPNTAFIVAADEDMIRLAVEKHFKDPGSQHITDYLDKLIQIPLRVPKLGLQEVRAYLFMLAAARSEVAPEKVEALRAFLINKLRRSWSDEPPFDVNQAAEELGIATSHGLRGTLETMDRLAGLLAHSKQVNGNPRIVKRLLNVVRMRVLVAHRRDIPLDESIIAKLALFERCTDESAIRGLNALISAAPDGKAPTFIELEALGDALPPEKLPKEWQKYPEFVSDWLKLHPPLGGIDLRPAVYLSKETMPVKMSSQRISAKTLRGIEVLLKTATVSSAASKAALEEIDRAEIGDAMDEMIATMKRNPDWTKVRNDFRGASLLAKCDSIAHQKLVSFTATLPRQPVWMKTMMKDGANAGLGSDE, encoded by the coding sequence ATGTGGGCAGACAGTGAAAGCAAAGTAGACTACCTGAATTACTCCGAAGTCTCCGAGATGATCTGCGACTTGGTGTCCGATGATAGCATGTTGCCTATTTCACTCGGCGTCTACGGCACTTGGGGCGTTGGCAAGTCAAGTATCCTCCAACTGATCGGGGCACAGCTCAAAGCAGACCACTGCAATCTTGTCGTTCCGTTCGATGCTTGGCTGTACCAAGACTTCGAAGAGGCAAAGTCCGCCCTCATGACCGTCATCGCGAAGTCCATCTACGAAGCAGCCCCGGAGTCGTTGAAGGAGAAGGCAGCAGGCTTTTACCGCCGCGTGAACAAGCTCAAGGTCCTCGGGATGGCAGCCGACGTTGGTGCGTTGTTTGCTGGTGTCCCGACATTAGGACTGTTCACAAAAGCCGCGGGTTCTGCGGAGGAGATGTGGGAAGGAACCGCCGATGAGGACGATGTCGCAACGGTAAAGGATGCTGCCAAAGAGGTCGAGAAGAAGGCCTCAGGTCTTTTGAAGCCCAGAGAGAAGCGCAATGCTCCCGAGGAGATCGTCGCCTTCCGAAACGAATTTAGCGAACTGCTAGGAAAGCTTGAGCGACGTCTTGTCGTCTTCGTGGACAACTTAGATCGATGCCTTCCGCCGAACGCGATCGCGACGCTTGAGGCGATGCGCCTTTTCCTGTTCATGCCAAACACTGCGTTTATCGTTGCGGCCGACGAGGACATGATCCGCTTGGCGGTCGAAAAGCATTTTAAAGACCCCGGCAGCCAGCATATCACTGACTATCTCGATAAGCTGATTCAAATCCCGTTGCGCGTTCCGAAGTTGGGTTTGCAGGAAGTTCGTGCCTATCTGTTCATGCTGGCGGCAGCGCGATCGGAGGTAGCTCCCGAAAAGGTCGAAGCTCTGAGGGCGTTTTTAATAAACAAGCTTCGTCGCAGTTGGTCCGATGAGCCGCCTTTTGACGTCAATCAGGCCGCCGAGGAGCTTGGTATCGCGACGAGCCATGGACTTCGAGGCACGCTGGAGACCATGGATAGGTTGGCGGGTCTCCTTGCCCACTCGAAACAGGTGAACGGCAATCCCCGTATCGTGAAGCGACTGCTTAACGTTGTTCGCATGAGAGTCTTGGTTGCACACCGCCGCGACATACCGTTGGATGAATCCATCATCGCTAAGCTCGCCCTCTTCGAAAGATGCACGGACGAGAGCGCCATTCGCGGGCTGAACGCCCTGATCAGCGCCGCTCCAGATGGAAAAGCTCCGACATTCATCGAACTTGAAGCCTTGGGAGATGCGCTGCCCCCGGAGAAGCTACCGAAAGAGTGGCAGAAGTATCCAGAGTTCGTATCGGATTGGCTCAAACTCCATCCTCCCCTTGGTGGCATAGACCTTCGGCCGGCAGTCTATCTTTCAAAGGAAACTATGCCTGTCAAAATGTCCTCGCAACGGATCAGCGCGAAGACTTTGAGAGGGATCGAGGTACTCCTGAAGACCGCGACGGTGAGTTCTGCGGCATCCAAAGCGGCACTCGAAGAGATCGACCGAGCAGAGATCGGTGACGCAATGGACGAAATGATCGCAACGATGAAAAGGAACCCGGACTGGACCAAGGTCCGCAACGACTTCCGCGGTGCTTCGTTGCTCGCCAAGTGTGACTCTATAGCTCATCAGAAGCTGGTCAGTTTCACAGCAACGCTGCCCAGGCAACCAGTGTGGATGAAGACCATGATGAAAGACGGCGCTAACGCGGGCTTGGGGAGTGATGAATAG
- a CDS encoding type II toxin-antitoxin system VapC family toxin, whose translation MAGPIFLLDTNILSNAGLQRPPPGLRAWMKAMGADSLAISFPAIAELRRGAHLALKHDPQKAQRLHNWIDDILSVDFQFAELTAKAANLYAEMTTVGPLRHLYVPSPEQKKDKIGHDLLFAALSITHQMPIASFNVKDFILIDRYFPLPGVFHPVDVQWYVPCHAVIPDDDYGMTPPSLPEFVSSGFGFMR comes from the coding sequence ATGGCAGGCCCCATTTTTTTGCTGGATACGAACATCCTGAGCAATGCCGGTTTGCAACGACCTCCGCCAGGGTTGCGTGCCTGGATGAAAGCAATGGGAGCAGATTCACTCGCCATCTCGTTTCCCGCTATAGCAGAGTTGAGGCGGGGTGCCCATCTGGCCTTGAAACACGATCCACAAAAAGCGCAACGACTCCACAACTGGATTGATGACATCCTCTCCGTGGACTTCCAGTTCGCCGAACTCACAGCCAAAGCCGCCAATCTCTATGCAGAAATGACCACCGTCGGCCCCCTCCGACATCTATATGTGCCAAGTCCAGAGCAGAAGAAGGATAAGATCGGACACGATCTACTCTTCGCGGCTCTGTCTATCACCCATCAGATGCCGATCGCGTCGTTCAACGTGAAAGATTTCATCCTGATCGACAGGTACTTCCCGTTACCGGGTGTTTTTCACCCCGTTGACGTTCAATGGTACGTTCCATGCCACGCTGTGATACCCGACGACGATTATGGAATGACGCCGCCTTCATTGCCCGAGTTCGTATCCAGCGGTTTTGGCTTTATGAGGTAG
- a CDS encoding AAA family ATPase, protein MQSYSDNLIANRDPFHSSKYELTLPTHLAIIAMSRSIRQFLKRRSSFVVAFVMPPKADIHAHKMAAKWLLEGTVPVGGEQGNNYVLFIGEETELADDFQAFRKLRELKRAIILLQDEELLSDEVRIVADIVVSLPLPAPNDYRIAAQRMRLGTITNADADFLAKQSPRRVELGWRRGRSVAVSIGRLRRYPHIEKGKGPSEPLSTGPGLQDLSGYGEAKTWGLELTEDLAAWKAGVLTWDDVDCGVLLSGPPGSGKTSYAAALARTCDVPLVLGSAARWQATGHLGDMLKAMRKAFAEAARQAPSILLIDEFDSFTSRDDRTGSSNDNYHRQVINALLELLDGAQSHEGVIVIGATNHAEIIDPALLRAGRLERHFSIPLPDDTARHDIYRFYLRGDLADEALDDVVSASDGWSGADIERCVRDARRHARRAKRSMLLSDLATAMPPVIPVPMALQRCVAAHELGHAILGVLLEADPLVSVSIHRSIQVGRSSQSLGHTEFEERLFSRKTLTHLRNKIATLLGGIAAEELLFGEFGNGAGGDPSADLNRATDLATMLEIKWGLGTTLSVEPGDSPRELSAFRHRRKALSKSVEATLQAEFRRAKSLLEEHRDALLDLHAGLLREGSLAAAVVRAAVERSESFGLPHKAKTAGYELGQ, encoded by the coding sequence ATGCAGTCTTATAGCGATAACCTGATCGCCAATCGCGATCCGTTCCATAGCTCGAAGTACGAGCTTACCCTGCCGACCCATCTAGCCATCATCGCAATGTCGAGATCGATCCGCCAGTTCCTGAAAAGGCGATCGTCGTTCGTCGTGGCTTTCGTCATGCCGCCGAAGGCAGACATCCATGCCCACAAGATGGCCGCCAAATGGTTGCTTGAGGGGACTGTGCCGGTTGGTGGCGAACAAGGCAACAACTACGTTCTCTTCATCGGCGAAGAGACTGAACTTGCCGACGATTTCCAGGCGTTCAGAAAACTTCGAGAACTCAAGCGGGCGATCATTCTTCTTCAAGACGAGGAGCTTCTGTCTGACGAGGTTCGCATCGTTGCTGATATCGTGGTCTCTTTGCCCCTGCCGGCTCCGAACGATTATCGGATCGCGGCGCAGCGGATGAGGCTCGGGACTATCACGAATGCCGATGCCGATTTTTTGGCGAAGCAATCTCCCAGACGGGTCGAACTCGGTTGGCGGCGCGGACGATCCGTGGCCGTGAGCATCGGGCGTCTCCGTCGGTATCCTCATATCGAGAAAGGAAAGGGGCCCTCTGAACCCTTGTCGACTGGGCCGGGCCTGCAAGACCTATCCGGATACGGCGAGGCTAAAACATGGGGCCTCGAACTCACCGAGGACTTGGCGGCATGGAAGGCGGGAGTTCTCACCTGGGATGATGTCGATTGCGGCGTCCTGCTTTCCGGCCCTCCGGGGTCGGGTAAGACATCTTACGCGGCTGCGTTGGCGAGGACCTGCGACGTACCGCTCGTATTAGGTTCCGCAGCCCGTTGGCAGGCGACGGGCCACCTCGGCGATATGCTGAAGGCAATGCGCAAGGCGTTTGCCGAGGCTGCGCGGCAGGCACCGTCGATCCTCCTGATTGATGAATTCGACAGTTTCACTAGCCGCGACGACAGAACCGGCAGTAGCAACGACAACTACCATCGTCAGGTCATCAACGCCCTTCTGGAACTTTTGGACGGTGCACAGTCACACGAAGGCGTCATCGTGATCGGTGCGACGAACCACGCGGAGATTATCGATCCAGCACTTCTTCGGGCAGGACGCCTGGAGCGCCATTTCTCCATTCCTCTCCCGGATGACACAGCGCGCCATGACATCTACCGTTTCTATCTCCGGGGAGACCTTGCCGACGAAGCTCTGGACGACGTGGTGTCGGCAAGTGACGGCTGGTCTGGTGCCGACATCGAACGGTGTGTTCGTGATGCCCGACGCCATGCGAGAAGAGCAAAACGCTCGATGTTGCTCAGTGATCTCGCCACTGCCATGCCACCAGTCATCCCAGTTCCAATGGCCTTACAGCGCTGTGTCGCTGCCCACGAACTCGGACACGCCATTCTCGGGGTTTTGCTCGAGGCCGATCCGTTGGTGTCGGTTTCGATTCACAGAAGCATTCAAGTCGGCCGGTCCTCGCAATCTCTGGGCCACACGGAATTCGAAGAGCGGCTGTTCAGTCGGAAGACTTTGACGCACCTCCGAAACAAGATTGCTACATTGCTTGGCGGTATCGCCGCAGAAGAGCTGCTATTCGGCGAATTTGGGAATGGAGCCGGTGGCGATCCCTCCGCAGACCTCAATCGCGCGACAGACTTGGCAACAATGTTAGAAATTAAGTGGGGTCTTGGAACAACGCTGTCCGTCGAACCTGGCGACAGTCCACGTGAATTGTCGGCATTTCGTCACCGCCGCAAGGCTCTCAGCAAATCAGTCGAGGCGACATTGCAGGCGGAGTTTCGGCGGGCGAAATCCCTACTCGAAGAACATAGGGATGCCCTTCTCGATCTTCATGCCGGTCTTTTGCGGGAGGGCAGTTTGGCCGCCGCGGTGGTCAGAGCCGCCGTAGAAAGGAGCGAGAGCTTCGGTCTACCTCATAAAGCCAAAACCGCTGGATACGAACTCGGGCAATGA
- a CDS encoding ArsR/SmtB family transcription factor, which translates to MEKDSAIMALAALAQSTRMDTFRLLVRHEPDGVPAGELARLLDIPQNTMSAHLATLTRAGLVTNERQSRSIIYRADLEGLRNLTLFLLKDCCGGSAELCAPLIAELTPCCTPGVQVS; encoded by the coding sequence ATGGAAAAAGATTCAGCAATTATGGCGCTCGCTGCCCTCGCACAATCCACCAGGATGGATACATTCCGGCTCCTTGTCAGGCATGAGCCAGATGGCGTACCGGCTGGCGAACTCGCACGACTTCTCGACATTCCGCAGAATACCATGTCCGCTCATCTCGCCACACTGACGCGAGCGGGCCTCGTGACAAATGAGAGGCAAAGCCGCTCGATCATCTATCGAGCCGATCTGGAGGGGCTACGTAATCTGACTCTCTTCCTTTTGAAAGATTGCTGCGGCGGCTCTGCCGAACTCTGCGCGCCGCTGATCGCCGAACTCACGCCCTGTTGCACTCCCGGGGTGCAAGTATCATGA
- the arsN2 gene encoding arsenic resistance N-acetyltransferase ArsN2 produces the protein MNDIRLEPVLGGDAGLTLALSASGLPTEDLEDAECSFFRAVTSDGGTVGYAGIEACGGDVLLRSIVILPEHRGKALGKALTKETLRSANVSSAVFLATTTAAQFFENLGFVVVQRSDVPAAVLATRQLSGICPASATIMKLDRPST, from the coding sequence ATGAATGATATTAGACTCGAACCAGTCCTGGGAGGCGATGCTGGACTGACGCTAGCGTTGTCAGCTTCCGGTCTTCCAACGGAAGACCTCGAAGACGCTGAGTGCTCGTTTTTCAGGGCGGTTACTTCCGATGGCGGCACGGTTGGTTATGCCGGCATAGAGGCGTGCGGCGGCGACGTGCTTCTCAGATCGATAGTCATCTTGCCTGAGCATCGCGGCAAGGCACTTGGAAAAGCGCTGACCAAGGAGACGCTGAGGTCCGCCAATGTAAGCTCGGCAGTCTTCCTCGCTACGACGACGGCTGCTCAGTTCTTCGAAAACCTTGGCTTCGTAGTGGTACAGCGCTCCGACGTGCCAGCCGCCGTTCTAGCAACCCGTCAGCTCTCGGGCATTTGCCCGGCATCGGCCACGATTATGAAACTCGACAGACCTTCGACCTAA
- a CDS encoding arsenate reductase ArsC, with translation MTDKAYNVLFLCTGNSARSILAESILNKEGGGRFQAFSAGSQPKGEVNPHALKELDVLGYPATGFSSKSWDVFAQPGAPEMDFIFTVCDNAHGEACPVWIGHPMTAHWGVEDPAAVEGSEVEIQRAFAQAARFLKNRIMAFINLPLASIDRLALEQHVRRIGSLEGASAKSAKAE, from the coding sequence ATGACCGACAAGGCTTACAACGTGCTCTTCTTGTGCACGGGCAACTCCGCACGTTCTATTCTCGCCGAATCCATCCTCAACAAGGAGGGCGGCGGACGCTTCCAGGCGTTTTCCGCAGGCAGCCAGCCCAAGGGCGAAGTCAATCCACATGCCCTGAAGGAACTGGACGTCCTCGGCTATCCGGCGACTGGCTTCTCGTCGAAGAGCTGGGACGTTTTCGCACAGCCGGGCGCGCCCGAAATGGACTTCATCTTTACCGTCTGTGACAACGCGCACGGCGAGGCTTGCCCCGTCTGGATCGGACATCCGATGACTGCACATTGGGGTGTCGAAGACCCCGCAGCCGTCGAGGGTTCCGAAGTCGAAATCCAGCGGGCGTTTGCACAGGCCGCGCGCTTCCTCAAGAACCGCATCATGGCCTTCATCAATCTGCCTCTGGCTTCCATCGATCGCCTGGCGCTCGAGCAGCACGTCCGCCGGATCGGTTCGCTCGAAGGCGCTTCCGCCAAGTCCGCAAAGGCCGAATGA